Proteins from one Microbacterium sp. Root553 genomic window:
- a CDS encoding zinc-dependent alcohol dehydrogenase family protein has product MRGVVMYAPGDVRVEDREKPTITRPTDAVIRIAATCICGSDLWPYRGANEVDHDPMGHEYVGVVEEVGADVKTVKIGDFVVGSFMASDNTCEICRAGYQSRCVHVVPMGRFGTQAEYSLIPHADGTLVATPGQPDADLIPSLLAASDVLGTGWFAAVAAEVGPGKTVAVVGDGAVGLLGILAARELGAERIIAMSRHADRQALAREFGATDIVEERGDEGVARIKELTNGLGAHSVIEAVGTQESMMQAIRATRPGGHVGYVGVSHDVALPGEELFFSGVHLHGGPAPVRRFLPELIQLIWDRRIDPGKVFDLTLPLEDAAEGYRAMDERRATKVLLTV; this is encoded by the coding sequence ATGCGTGGAGTAGTCATGTACGCACCCGGCGACGTTCGCGTCGAGGACCGCGAGAAGCCGACCATCACCCGTCCGACCGATGCCGTGATCCGGATCGCCGCGACCTGCATCTGCGGATCCGACCTGTGGCCCTATCGGGGCGCCAACGAGGTCGATCACGACCCGATGGGCCACGAGTACGTCGGCGTCGTCGAAGAGGTCGGTGCCGACGTGAAGACCGTGAAGATCGGCGACTTCGTCGTCGGGTCGTTCATGGCCTCGGACAACACCTGTGAGATCTGCCGGGCCGGGTACCAGTCCCGCTGCGTGCACGTGGTGCCGATGGGCCGATTCGGCACACAGGCCGAGTACTCGCTGATCCCGCACGCCGACGGCACGCTCGTCGCGACGCCGGGACAGCCCGACGCCGATCTGATCCCGTCGCTGCTTGCGGCATCCGACGTGCTGGGCACCGGCTGGTTCGCCGCCGTCGCCGCAGAGGTCGGCCCGGGCAAGACCGTCGCCGTCGTGGGCGACGGCGCGGTGGGGCTGCTCGGCATCCTCGCCGCGCGTGAGCTCGGCGCCGAGCGGATCATCGCGATGAGCCGTCATGCCGACCGCCAGGCGCTGGCGCGCGAGTTCGGCGCGACCGACATCGTGGAGGAGCGCGGAGACGAGGGCGTGGCCCGCATCAAGGAGCTCACGAACGGGCTCGGCGCGCACTCGGTGATCGAGGCGGTCGGCACGCAGGAGTCGATGATGCAGGCGATCCGCGCGACCCGCCCCGGCGGTCATGTCGGGTACGTCGGCGTCTCGCACGACGTCGCGCTGCCCGGCGAGGAGCTCTTCTTCTCGGGCGTGCACCTGCACGGCGGCCCGGCTCCGGTCCGTCGCTTCCTCCCCGAGCTGATCCAGCTCATCTGGGATCGCAGGATCGACCCCGGCAAGGTGTTCGACCTCACGCTGCCGCTCGAGGACGCCGCCGAGGGCTATCGCGCCATGGACGAGCGCCGCGCCACCAAGGTGCTGCTCACGGTCTGA
- a CDS encoding DMT family transporter, with protein MSTRFRWMELRRQEVALIAVTAVWGGTFLLVHWAMQHSGPWFFVGLRFLVAGVISIVIFRSALRGIRWRDIGAGVAIGVMIYLGYGLQTVGLQTIDSSTSAFITAMYIPLVPLAQWAVFRKRPPAMAFVGAGLAFLGLLLIAGPDAFALTLGSGEVLTMISTLPIAAEIILISVFAGRIDLGRITIIQLLTAGALGILTMPVVGEGLPEFSWIWVGCAVGLGAASCIIQLTMNWAQKSVSPTRATIIYAGEPVWAAAIGRIAGERLPATALIGGALVVLGILASELRLVRRRDRAVEGRLRP; from the coding sequence ATGTCCACTCGATTCCGCTGGATGGAGCTGCGTCGGCAGGAGGTCGCGCTCATCGCCGTGACGGCGGTCTGGGGCGGCACCTTCCTGCTCGTGCACTGGGCGATGCAGCACTCAGGGCCCTGGTTCTTCGTCGGCCTCCGGTTCCTCGTCGCCGGGGTGATCAGCATCGTCATCTTCCGGAGCGCGCTCCGCGGCATCCGCTGGCGCGACATCGGGGCGGGAGTCGCGATCGGCGTGATGATCTACCTGGGCTACGGACTGCAGACCGTCGGGCTGCAGACCATCGACTCGAGCACGTCGGCCTTCATCACCGCGATGTACATCCCGCTCGTGCCGCTCGCGCAGTGGGCGGTGTTCCGCAAGCGCCCGCCGGCCATGGCGTTCGTGGGCGCGGGACTTGCTTTCCTCGGCCTGCTGCTCATCGCCGGCCCCGACGCGTTCGCGCTGACGCTGGGATCGGGCGAGGTCCTCACGATGATCAGCACTCTGCCGATCGCGGCCGAGATCATCCTGATCAGCGTGTTCGCCGGCAGGATCGACCTCGGCCGGATCACGATCATCCAGCTCCTCACCGCCGGTGCGCTCGGCATCCTGACCATGCCCGTCGTCGGGGAGGGGCTTCCCGAGTTCTCCTGGATCTGGGTCGGATGCGCGGTCGGGCTCGGGGCGGCGAGCTGCATCATCCAGCTCACGATGAACTGGGCGCAGAAGTCGGTCTCGCCGACCCGCGCGACGATCATCTACGCGGGCGAGCCGGTGTGGGCGGCCGCGATCGGGCGTATCGCCGGCGAGCGCCTGCCCGCCACGGCGCTCATCGGCGGCGCACTCGTCGTGCTCGGCATCCTGGCCAGCGAGCTCCGACTCGTGCGCCGCCGTGATCGGGCCGTCGAGGGTCGGCTCAGACCGTGA
- a CDS encoding sulfurtransferase, translated as MSNFVSAEQLSALQSSGAPVRVIDVRWRLDRPDGHAEYLGGHIPGAVYVPLATELATHGEASEGRHPLPSTLTLQDAARRWGVRRGDLVIAYDDAKGLSASRAWWLLRQAGVEVRVLDGGLRAWIAAGLPLATDDVRVDAGDVVLAEIGGDAISIDEAEAFPEDGILLDVRAPERYRGEHEPLDPVAGHIPGAVNLPMAAHLDPEGRILDMHTLQATFAKVGVTEGTPVAAYCGSGITAAHTALVLDEVGIAAKVFPGSWSQWSNTPGRPVATGDRPA; from the coding sequence ATGAGCAACTTCGTGAGCGCCGAGCAGCTGAGCGCACTGCAGTCCTCGGGGGCACCCGTCCGGGTGATCGATGTGCGCTGGCGCCTCGACCGACCGGACGGTCACGCGGAGTACCTCGGCGGACACATCCCCGGGGCGGTCTACGTGCCGCTCGCCACCGAGCTCGCCACGCACGGGGAGGCGTCGGAGGGACGGCATCCGCTTCCCTCCACGCTGACCCTGCAGGATGCCGCGCGCCGCTGGGGCGTGCGCCGGGGCGACCTCGTGATCGCATACGACGACGCGAAAGGCCTGAGCGCTTCCCGCGCCTGGTGGCTGCTGCGTCAGGCGGGTGTCGAGGTCCGAGTGCTCGACGGCGGCCTCCGTGCGTGGATCGCGGCCGGCCTTCCCCTCGCGACGGACGACGTACGGGTCGACGCCGGAGACGTGGTGCTGGCCGAGATCGGGGGCGATGCGATCTCGATCGACGAGGCCGAGGCTTTTCCCGAGGACGGCATCCTGCTCGACGTGCGTGCCCCCGAGAGGTATCGCGGGGAGCACGAGCCGCTCGACCCGGTCGCCGGCCACATCCCGGGTGCGGTGAACCTGCCGATGGCGGCGCACCTGGATCCCGAGGGACGGATCCTCGACATGCACACGCTGCAGGCCACCTTCGCGAAGGTCGGGGTGACCGAGGGCACGCCGGTGGCGGCGTACTGCGGATCGGGGATCACCGCCGCGCACACCGCGCTGGTGCTCGACGAGGTCGGCATCGCGGCGAAGGTGTTCCCCGGCTCCTGGAGCCAGTGGTCGAACACGCCGGGCCGCCCGGTCGCGACCGGCGACCGGCCCGCCTGA
- a CDS encoding MFS transporter: MTASIDRASVGLRSTRGPVLGALMLATGLIAIDATILATAVPSIVRDLGSYQQFPWLFSVYLLAQAVSVPIYSRFADTVGRKPIILLGIGLFLLGSVLSGFAWSMTALIVFRIIQGLGAGAVAPMSMTIVGDIYTVAERAKVQGYIASVWAISSVVGPALGGIFAQLDAWRWIFWVNIPLCLIAGWMLLRRYHEEKQPQRHRIDYAGAVLLTIGLTGLILGMLEGGNAWAWISVPSAICFGLGVMALVAFGVVERRAAEPIVDLRLAARPLILTTTIVSLGVGALMTGVTSFAPAYLEGSTGIAPLLSGLAVAALTLGWPLAAANSGRLYLRIGFRRTALTGMSITAVAAIALAVVSPWPNPFSIAAVAFVLGFGLGWTAAPTLIAAQASVGWGERGAVTGMNAFARSAGSALGVAVFGAISNSVIARGAGPEHPATIISASVWVFIAAAIVAVLTLVAAAFMPRDSAGAHSGEPRPGEPRS; this comes from the coding sequence GTGACTGCCTCGATCGATCGCGCCTCCGTCGGACTCCGCTCGACGCGTGGCCCGGTGCTCGGTGCGCTCATGCTCGCCACCGGACTCATCGCGATCGACGCGACGATCCTCGCGACGGCGGTGCCCAGCATCGTCCGCGATCTCGGCAGCTACCAGCAGTTCCCGTGGCTCTTCTCGGTGTATCTCCTCGCGCAGGCGGTCAGCGTGCCGATCTACTCGCGCTTCGCGGACACCGTGGGACGCAAGCCGATCATCCTGCTCGGCATCGGACTCTTCCTGCTCGGCTCGGTGCTGTCGGGGTTCGCCTGGAGCATGACCGCACTGATCGTCTTCCGGATCATCCAGGGCCTCGGTGCCGGGGCCGTCGCGCCGATGTCGATGACGATCGTCGGCGACATCTACACGGTCGCCGAGCGGGCCAAGGTGCAGGGCTACATCGCCTCGGTCTGGGCGATCTCCTCGGTGGTCGGCCCCGCGCTCGGCGGGATCTTCGCCCAGCTCGACGCGTGGCGGTGGATCTTCTGGGTCAACATCCCGCTGTGCCTGATCGCGGGGTGGATGCTGCTGCGCAGGTACCACGAAGAGAAGCAGCCGCAGCGGCACCGCATCGACTACGCCGGAGCCGTGCTGCTCACCATCGGACTCACCGGCCTGATCCTCGGGATGCTCGAGGGCGGCAACGCCTGGGCCTGGATCTCCGTGCCCAGCGCGATCTGCTTCGGACTCGGAGTGATGGCGCTGGTCGCGTTCGGGGTCGTCGAACGGCGGGCCGCAGAGCCGATCGTCGACCTGCGGCTGGCTGCTCGTCCGCTCATCCTCACGACCACGATCGTGTCGCTCGGCGTCGGTGCGCTCATGACGGGCGTCACGAGCTTCGCACCCGCCTATCTCGAAGGGTCGACCGGCATCGCCCCGCTGCTGTCGGGGCTCGCGGTGGCGGCGCTGACCCTCGGGTGGCCGCTGGCTGCGGCGAACTCCGGACGCCTGTATCTGCGCATCGGGTTCCGCCGCACCGCGCTCACGGGCATGTCGATCACAGCCGTCGCGGCGATCGCTCTCGCGGTGGTGTCGCCCTGGCCGAACCCGTTCTCGATCGCAGCCGTCGCGTTCGTGCTCGGGTTCGGTCTGGGGTGGACCGCGGCACCCACGCTCATCGCCGCCCAGGCCTCGGTCGGCTGGGGAGAGCGCGGAGCCGTCACCGGCATGAACGCCTTCGCCCGATCGGCAGGAAGCGCGCTCGGGGTGGCCGTGTTCGGCGCGATCTCGAACTCGGTCATCGCCCGGGGCGCCGGCCCCGAGCATCCGGCGACCATCATCTCGGCATCCGTCTGGGTGTTCATCGCCGCCGCGATCGTGGCGGTCTTGACGTTGGTCGCCGCGGCGTTCATGCCGCGCGACTCCGCCGGGGCGCATTCCGGCGAGCCGCGCCCCGGCGAGCCGCGCTCGTAA